Within the Arthrobacter sp. UKPF54-2 genome, the region CCCAACCCCACCGACCGGCGCAGCGTGCTCCTGCACCTGAGCCCGGCCGGGACCCACGCCATGCAATGGGCCACCGAGCACTTCGCCGACGCCGCAGCCGCCGTCCTCGACGGTGCGCCGGAAGAGAGCATCTCCGACGTCGCCGGCTTCCTCGAAGGAATCGGGCAGCGGCTGCTTGCGGCCGCCAGCGCGCCGGAGCAGCCGCGGGGCTGAGGGCCCCCTCGTGCCGTCCTCGCAGCAGGCACTCCCGCACCACCCTCCCCTTGAGTTAACCGGAACTTCACCGGCAGGACCGCTCCGCGTAGTCCGCCGCTGGCAGGGTGGCGGGGACGCATCCCCTGCCTTGGAAGGTCTCTCCCATGTCTGTCCCCACCGGACGAAAGTTCTCCCTGCTGCCCATGCTGGGCCACACCAAGGGCAAGCGCAGCCCCGTGACCTGCGCGCTCAAGTGTGACAACGCCTGCTCGGGCGAGGTCTGCAACAGCAGCTCCAACGACTACTTCCGCGACATTGCCTCCGCCACGATGTCCCGTCGCTCCGCACTCGGCTTCGGCGCCGCCGGCGCGCTCGCCGTCGTCTTCGGCAACGGCGTGACCTCGGCGCAGCCGGCCACCGCCGGCGGTCCCGGCCTGGCCGCCGCCGCCAAGGACGGCTTCGGCAAGTCCAAGCTCAAGTTCACCGCGATCGCTCCGGTTGACGCCGCCGTCGACGCGTTCACCGTCCCCGCAGGCTTCTCCTGGCAGCCGATCATCCGCTGGGGAGACCCGCTCTTCAACGATTCGCCGGCCTTCGACGTGGACCGCCAGAGCGCCAAGGCGCAGGCCCGCCAGTTCGGCTACAACAACGACTACACGGACATCCTGCCCCTGGACGCCAAGAAGCGCCGTGCCGTGCTCTTCACGAACCACGAGTACACGAATGAGAACATCATGGTCCCGGCCGGCTTCGACGCCGCGGAGACCCGGGCCATCGGTCGCGCCGCCCACGGGCTCACCGTCGTCGAGCTGGAGCGCAAGAACACCAACCAGCCGTGGAGCTACGTCAAGGGCGCGCCGCTGAACCGGCGCTTCCTGACCGACACCAGCTACGAACTGACCGGCCCGGCCGCCGGCTCCGCGCTGGTCACCACCGTTGCCGACCCGTCCGGGCGGACCATCAAGGGCACGCTGGGCAACTGCTCCGGCGGCACCACCCCCTGGGGCACCATCCTCTCCGGCGAGGAGAACTTCAACGGCTACTTCGTCTCCGCTGGAACATCCGCCGCCGACAAGCGCTACGGCCTCACCAGCAAACCGACCGCCCGTCAGTGGGAGCTGGACGACCCCCGCTTCGACACCCGCAACCCCGGGTACGCCAACGAAAGCAACCGCTTCGGCTGGATTGTGGAGGTGGACCCTCAGGACCCGACGTCAACGCCGAAGAAGCACTCCGCGATGGGCCGCTTCAAGCACGAGGGCGCCAACGTCATCATCGCCAAGTCCGGCCACGTGGTCGCCTACATGGGCGACGACGAGCGCTTCGACTACCTCTACAAGTTCGTCTCCAGGGACAAGTACCGCGAAGGCGACCGCAAGCACAACCTGACCCTGCTCTCCGAGGGCGACCTCTACGTCGCCAAGTTCACCGGGGACTCCCCGGCCGCCGAAATCGACGGCTCCGGCAAACTCCCCTCCGACGGAGCCTTCGACGGTTCGGGCGTCTGGCTTCCGCTGGTGGTGGGAGGCAAGCCCATGGTTCCGGATATGTCCGTCGAGGAGATCCTGGTCTATACCCGCGTCGCCGCGGACAAGGTGGGCCCCACCAAGATGGACCGCTGCGAGGACGTCCAGCCCAGCCTGCACACCGGCAAGGTCTACGTGGTCTGCACCAACAACTCCGACCGCGGCAAGACGGGCAAGGAGGGCGCCACCGAGGTAAACCCGCGCACCCTGAACCGTGACGGCCACATCGTGGAAATCACCGAAACCGGGGACCAGACCTCCACGAAGTTCAACTGGAACCTGCTGATGGTCTGCGGCGATCCGGCCAAGAACACCTCCGCCTACTTCGCCGGCTTCCCGGCCGACCAGGTTTCGCCGATTTCCTGCCCGGACAATGTGGCCTTCGACTCGGTCGGCAACCTGTGGATTTCCACGGACGGGGCCCCCTCGAGCATCGGTTACGCGGACGGCCTGTTTAAGGTCACCCTCGACGGGCCCGAGCGCGGCCGCGTTGAGCAGTTCCTTGCCGTGCCGCGCGATGCCGAGACCTGCGGGCCGATCATCCACGACGAGGAGCGGCATGTTTTCGTCGCCGTGCAGCACCCCGGCGAGGAGGGCTCGTTCGCGGCCCAGCACTCGGCGTTCCCGGACTACGTGCCCGCAGGCGCGACGCCGAAGCCGGGGCAGGCCCGGATTCCCCGCCCGTCCGTAGTCCAGGTCTTCCGCACCGACGACTAGCACTCCCGACGCTCCCTCACGTTTGGCAGCTCCGGCGCAGACGCTCCCTCACATCCCGTGGCTCACGCGCGGGATGTGAGGGAGCGTTTGCAGTTTGGGGGCCGGATATGAGGGAGCGTCCGGGGCGGCGGGGAACTGATAATTTGAACAGTGTGAATAATCCGGCCGAAATGGTTGTCCCCAGAGTCCAGGCAGCTATTGCCCATGCCTTCGGCGAGGAGTTCCGCCAGACGGACCCGGTGATCCGGCCCTCGCAGTTCGCGGACATCCAGATCAACGCCGCCATGGCCCTGGCCAAGAAGGTCGGCCTGGCGCCTCGTGACGCCGCCGCCAGGATCGTGGAGGTACTGGACCTCGACGGCGTCTGCAGCCTCGTGGAGATCTCCGGGCCGGGCTTCATCAACCTCACTTTCGACGGCACCTGGATCGAGGAACTGCTCAACACGCCGGAGCCGGCCGGCGGGCAGCCGGAGCCGATGCACCGCGTCGTCGTCGACTATTCCTCCCCGAACGTGGCCAAGGAAATGCACGTCGGGCACCTCCGCACCACCGTCGTCGGGGACAGCCTGGTGCGCGTGCTCGAGGCGCTGGGCCACACGGTGATCCGACAGAACCACATCGGCGACTGGGGCACGCCGTTCGGCATGCTGATCGAGCACTGGCTGGAGGTGGGGGAGGACTCGCCCGAGGCGGCGCTGCTGGTCGATGACCCGAGCGCTTTTTACCAGGCCGCGCGGGCGAAGTTCGATGCCTCCGCCGCCGACCCCGACGGCTTCGCCACCCGGGCGCGGCTGCGCGTGGTGGCGCTGCA harbors:
- a CDS encoding PhoX family phosphatase, which produces MSVPTGRKFSLLPMLGHTKGKRSPVTCALKCDNACSGEVCNSSSNDYFRDIASATMSRRSALGFGAAGALAVVFGNGVTSAQPATAGGPGLAAAAKDGFGKSKLKFTAIAPVDAAVDAFTVPAGFSWQPIIRWGDPLFNDSPAFDVDRQSAKAQARQFGYNNDYTDILPLDAKKRRAVLFTNHEYTNENIMVPAGFDAAETRAIGRAAHGLTVVELERKNTNQPWSYVKGAPLNRRFLTDTSYELTGPAAGSALVTTVADPSGRTIKGTLGNCSGGTTPWGTILSGEENFNGYFVSAGTSAADKRYGLTSKPTARQWELDDPRFDTRNPGYANESNRFGWIVEVDPQDPTSTPKKHSAMGRFKHEGANVIIAKSGHVVAYMGDDERFDYLYKFVSRDKYREGDRKHNLTLLSEGDLYVAKFTGDSPAAEIDGSGKLPSDGAFDGSGVWLPLVVGGKPMVPDMSVEEILVYTRVAADKVGPTKMDRCEDVQPSLHTGKVYVVCTNNSDRGKTGKEGATEVNPRTLNRDGHIVEITETGDQTSTKFNWNLLMVCGDPAKNTSAYFAGFPADQVSPISCPDNVAFDSVGNLWISTDGAPSSIGYADGLFKVTLDGPERGRVEQFLAVPRDAETCGPIIHDEERHVFVAVQHPGEEGSFAAQHSAFPDYVPAGATPKPGQARIPRPSVVQVFRTDD